A window from Esox lucius isolate fEsoLuc1 chromosome 16, fEsoLuc1.pri, whole genome shotgun sequence encodes these proteins:
- the map3k19 gene encoding mitogen-activated protein kinase kinase kinase 19, with translation MEVNDNEKTSGVNTTNYQRLPSPVKVPLCELNLPTRVKIKATKQNKIIKKRSSTSVQNKTNQSFNILADKEHIRGNTKSSKNVRNLSVPSHSLANVRKPAEVISGEATVKSRIISTKTGQRSTDMSSLRIRNTEPSCQSGKKLNNDRKSLTKISEPCQKPIEQREPKTARRPMKTGEIQSTPRSKSAIDSITYSDMFREIDIGTDQGPVIYEMFAGPVFDNIRVSRSKGCERNRQVQSAQSRNVLTHRPKRKCPKPLESNRQRRSPVDNVVSTKGKQRKNRTIRPISRGKSSLTPIDITDDKDNTVVISGLNWRIHPQAETEPVNSRDERETVVAEEHMLSLSVIEEMLSSHASDTLIHQWRPDETSQTKSNHTSQSDPGDDSLCVEENKGSKENNGSGSGHNNGKADHLDHSSAWSHSPAQTKINTWTSGGCDSMSPVFQKFLDGVGEGPLTEELLKCLAEELISLDKRECVSLCSENNSDKERESKNNSAPRREKSSQRDVISPGGVLSESRLVMDDAITWTKGEVLGRGAYGTVFCGLTSQGQLIAVKQVALDTMDLDTANKEYSRLQQEVDLLKNVRHSNIVGFLGTSFRDNVVSIFMEYVPGGSIASVLHRFGPLPERILALYTRQVLEGVSYLHLNRVIHRDLKGNNLMLMPTGVVKLIDFGCARRLSCLTNTNSRSDLLRSAHGTPYWMAPEVINETGHGRKSDIWSVGCTVFEMATGKPPLSHMNKMAALFYIGVRRGLMPSLPGAFSEDARDFVQVCLTSDQKQRPTAEQLLDHPFITKDEVILV, from the exons ATGGAAGTAAATGACAATGAAAAGACTAGTGGTGTGAACACCACCAACTATCAACGTCTTCCTTCTCCTGTCAAAGTCCCATTATGCGAATTAAACCTTCCTACACGGGTGAAGATCAAGGCTACcaagcaaaacaaaataattaagaaaagaAGCAGCACTAGtgtccaaaacaaaacaaatcagtCTTTTAACATCTTGGCAGACAAAGAACACATCCGTGGGAACACTAAATCCTCCAAAAATGTGAGGAATTTGTCCGTTCCTTCACATTCCTTAGCAAATGtcagaaaacctgctgaagtcaTCAGTGGAGAGGCCACAGTGAAATCAAGGATAATTTCTACAAAGACTGGTCAGAGAAGCACAGACATGTCTTCTCTCCGAATAAGGAATACAGAGCCCTCATGCCAAAGTGGCAAAAAGCTAAACAATGACAGAAAGTCACTAACTAAAATAAGTGAGCCTTGTCAGAAACCTATCGAGCAAAGGGAACCGAAGACTGCCAGACGACCTATGAAGACTGGAGAGATCCAGAGTACCCCAAGGTCTAAGTCAGCCATAGACTCCATTACTTACAGTGACATGTTCCGGGAAATTGACATTGGGACTGATCAGGGTCCAGTTATATATGAGATGTTTGCAGGCCCAGTGTTTGATAACATCCGAGTTTCCAGGTCAAAAGGATGTGAAAGGAACAGACAAGTGCAGTCTGCGCAATCTAGGAATGTCCTAACCCACAGGCCAAAACGCAAATGCCCTAAACCACTGGAGAGCAACCGACAAAGGAGAAGCCCAGTGGACAATGTGGTTTCTACTAAGGGCAAGCAGAGGAAGAATCGAACTATTAGGCCTATATCCAGAGGAAAGTCTAGCCTGACGCCCATCGACATCACTGATGACAAGGACAACACAGTGGTCATTTCTGGACTCAACTGGCGCATCCACCCTCAGGCTGAGACTGAACCGGTCAACAGCAGAGATGAAAGAGAGACCGTGGTGGCAGAAGAGCATATGTTGTCACTGTCAGTGATAGAGGAAATGCTGTCCAGTCACGCCTCTGACACACTCATCCATCAGTGGCGGCCAGATGAAACAAGTCAGACAAAGAGTAATCATACATCTCAATCTGACCCAGGTGATGACAGTCTCTGTGTTGAAGAAAATAAGGGATCCAAGGAGAACAATGGGTCAGGCTCTGGCCATAACAATGGGAAGGCAGATCACCTGGACCACTCGTCTGCCTGGTCACACAGTCCAGCGCAAACTAAGATCAACACATGGACTTCAGGTGGCTGTGACAGTATGTCACCTGTGTTCCAGAAGTTTCTGGATGGGGTAGGGGAGGGTCCTCTGACAGAGGAGTTGCTGAAGTGCTTGGCTGAAGAGCTGATATCACTGGATaaaagagagtgtgtgtctctgtgttcagaAAACAACTCTGACAAAGAAAGGGAAtctaaaaataattctgcacCAAGGCGAGAAAAATCCTCCCAGAGG GATGTTATATCACCTGGTGGAGTCCTCAGTGAGTCTCGGCTGGTAATGGATGATGCCATCACCTGGACAAAAGGAGAAGTACTGGGCAGAGGCGCTTATGGAACT GTGTTTTGTGGACTGACCAGTCAAGGCCAGCTGATTGCTGTAAAGCAAGTGGCCCTTGACACCATGGACCTCGACACGGCCAACAAAGAGTACAGTCGCCTACAACAGGAAGTAGACTTGCTGAAGAACGTCCGTCACTCCAACATCGTAGGGTTCCTGGGCACCTCTTTTCGGGACAATGTAGTCAGCATCTTCATGGAGTATGTCCCCGGAGGCTCCATCGCCAGCGTTCTCCACCGGTTTGGCCCCCTCCCGGAGCGCATCCTTGCCCTGTACACCCGTCAGGTCCTAGAGGGCGTGTCTTACCTGCACCTGAACAGAGTTATCCACCGGGACCTGAAGGGGAACAACCTGATGCTGATGCCTACGGGAGTCGTCAAGCTTATTGACTTTGGCTGTGCCCGGCGTTTGAGTTGCCTCACTAACACAAACAGTCGTAGCGACCTCCTGAGGTCAGCGCACGGTACGCCCTACTGGATGGCACCAGAGGTCATCAACGAGACCGGTCACGGCCGGAAGTCGGACATCTGGAGCGTAGGGTGCACCGTGTTTGAGATGGCCACGGGCAAGCCGCCACTGTCACACATGAACAAGATGGCGGCCCTCTTCTACATCGGGGTGAGGAGAGGCCTGATGCCTTCCCTGCCTGGTGCCTTCTCGGAGGACGCCAGGGACTTTGTTCAAGTCTGTCTGACTAG TGACCAGAAACAGCGTCCAACTGCAGAACAACTACTGGACCACCCTTTTATTACCAAGGATGAAGTGATCTTAGTTTAG
- the LOC105026257 gene encoding uncharacterized protein LOC105026257 isoform X1 gives MKSKNRMEENISDSETKNSGGPCWTMERMERSDTRGLGAGVEVLREELEEGGLEQVGGCPCEEVDVPHNEEGCTSLITACQWDLTEVIHLLVTPCNHTSQTALCASPPVLQKVLLSASFRPPPHWTQLLQAAWLGDLHALQHLLAQTDLVDVNTQNRNGLTHLMLAVRDAELFEGLDNQLPWEYRPVEGVGELLALSEDLGPRDVNGYSALHYAAQIQSHIKDIIMMVESLRQPVTLDMRFFHLDDELQVTFPSPSTSLTPGFLIQSAASIEDALESSKRVPLLPHNEDNSQDKGLSLSLQSTMDNLRDTRQAYQELGMGGSGGSSLPSLWHRGRHLGKPDSTAAILKTKGGNRFPPAPPRLRGRCEVAAPPRAQLSQSAPAMTKPVLDSSCLVQARAHIQNRLRCGETEKSSYGPKVGQSIVLYLHLKC, from the exons ATGAAAAGTAAAAATAGGATGGAAGAAAATATTTCAGACTCAGAAACAAAGAATAGTG GAGGACCCTGTTGGACAATGGAAAGAATGGAGAGGAGTGATACGAGAGGCCTGGGAGCTGGTGTGGAGGTGCTgagggaggagctggaggagggaggactGGAACAGGTGGGAGGATGTCCTTGCGAGGAGGTGGATGTTCCCCACAATGAGGAGGGATGTACTTCCCTTATCACTGCCTGCCAGTGGGATTTGACTGAG GTTATTCACCTCCTTGTGACTCCATGCAACCACACCAGCCAGACAGCGCTGTGTGCGAGTCCTCCTGTCCTCCAGAAGGTGTTGTTATCAGCTTCATTCAGGCCTCCACCCCACTGGACGCAGCTCCTCCAGGCTGCCTGGCTGGGAGACCTCCACGCCTTGCAGCATCTTCTG GCTCAGACAGACCTGGTAGATGTGAACACCCAGAACAGGAACGGGCTGACCCATCTAATGCTGGCTGTGAGGGACGCTGAACTTTTTGAAGGGCTGGACAACCAGTTGCCATGGGAATACAGACCTGTAGAGGGGGTCGGGGAACTGCTGGCTCTCTCTGA GGACCTGGGGCCACGTGATGTCAATGGCTATTCTGCTCTTCACTATGCTGCTCAGATCCAGAGCCACATCAAAGACATAATAATGATGGTTGAGTCCCTCAGGCAGCCAG TGACCCTGGACATGCGGTTCTTTCACCTTGATGATGAATTGCAAGTGACCTTTCCCAGCCCCTCTACCTCTCTGACCCCTGGCTTCCTCATTCAGTCTGCGGCCAGCATAGAG GATGCACTGGAGTCCTCCAAACGTGTCCCTTTATTACCCCATAATGAAGACAACAGTCAGG ACAAGGGGCTGTCCCTAAGCTTACAGAGCACCATGGATAACCTGAGAGACACGAGACAAGCCTACCAGGAACTGGGGATGGGTGGCAG TGGTGGTTCGTCTCTACCCAGCCTGTGGCACAGAGGTAGACACTTGGGCAAACCGGATTCTACAGCGGCTATATTGAAGACCAAAGGGGGCAACCGTTTCCCGCCTGCTCCCCCCAGACTCAGGGGGAGGTGTGAGGTTGCAGCACCTCCCCGAGCCCAGCTGAGCCAGTCGGCCCCGGCAATGACCAAGCCTGTCCTGGACTCAAGCTGTCTGGTCCAGGCACGAGCACACATTCAGAACA GACTTCGGTGtggtgaaactgagaaaagtagCTATGGTCCAAAGGTAGGTCAATCAATCGTGCTTTATTTGCATCTCAAATGTTAG
- the LOC105026257 gene encoding uncharacterized protein LOC105026257 isoform X2 — MERMERSDTRGLGAGVEVLREELEEGGLEQVGGCPCEEVDVPHNEEGCTSLITACQWDLTEVIHLLVTPCNHTSQTALCASPPVLQKVLLSASFRPPPHWTQLLQAAWLGDLHALQHLLAQTDLVDVNTQNRNGLTHLMLAVRDAELFEGLDNQLPWEYRPVEGVGELLALSEDLGPRDVNGYSALHYAAQIQSHIKDIIMMVESLRQPVTLDMRFFHLDDELQVTFPSPSTSLTPGFLIQSAASIEDALESSKRVPLLPHNEDNSQDKGLSLSLQSTMDNLRDTRQAYQELGMGGSGGSSLPSLWHRGRHLGKPDSTAAILKTKGGNRFPPAPPRLRGRCEVAAPPRAQLSQSAPAMTKPVLDSSCLVQARAHIQNRLRCGETEKSSYGPKVGQSIVLYLHLKC, encoded by the exons ATGGAAAGAATGGAGAGGAGTGATACGAGAGGCCTGGGAGCTGGTGTGGAGGTGCTgagggaggagctggaggagggaggactGGAACAGGTGGGAGGATGTCCTTGCGAGGAGGTGGATGTTCCCCACAATGAGGAGGGATGTACTTCCCTTATCACTGCCTGCCAGTGGGATTTGACTGAG GTTATTCACCTCCTTGTGACTCCATGCAACCACACCAGCCAGACAGCGCTGTGTGCGAGTCCTCCTGTCCTCCAGAAGGTGTTGTTATCAGCTTCATTCAGGCCTCCACCCCACTGGACGCAGCTCCTCCAGGCTGCCTGGCTGGGAGACCTCCACGCCTTGCAGCATCTTCTG GCTCAGACAGACCTGGTAGATGTGAACACCCAGAACAGGAACGGGCTGACCCATCTAATGCTGGCTGTGAGGGACGCTGAACTTTTTGAAGGGCTGGACAACCAGTTGCCATGGGAATACAGACCTGTAGAGGGGGTCGGGGAACTGCTGGCTCTCTCTGA GGACCTGGGGCCACGTGATGTCAATGGCTATTCTGCTCTTCACTATGCTGCTCAGATCCAGAGCCACATCAAAGACATAATAATGATGGTTGAGTCCCTCAGGCAGCCAG TGACCCTGGACATGCGGTTCTTTCACCTTGATGATGAATTGCAAGTGACCTTTCCCAGCCCCTCTACCTCTCTGACCCCTGGCTTCCTCATTCAGTCTGCGGCCAGCATAGAG GATGCACTGGAGTCCTCCAAACGTGTCCCTTTATTACCCCATAATGAAGACAACAGTCAGG ACAAGGGGCTGTCCCTAAGCTTACAGAGCACCATGGATAACCTGAGAGACACGAGACAAGCCTACCAGGAACTGGGGATGGGTGGCAG TGGTGGTTCGTCTCTACCCAGCCTGTGGCACAGAGGTAGACACTTGGGCAAACCGGATTCTACAGCGGCTATATTGAAGACCAAAGGGGGCAACCGTTTCCCGCCTGCTCCCCCCAGACTCAGGGGGAGGTGTGAGGTTGCAGCACCTCCCCGAGCCCAGCTGAGCCAGTCGGCCCCGGCAATGACCAAGCCTGTCCTGGACTCAAGCTGTCTGGTCCAGGCACGAGCACACATTCAGAACA GACTTCGGTGtggtgaaactgagaaaagtagCTATGGTCCAAAGGTAGGTCAATCAATCGTGCTTTATTTGCATCTCAAATGTTAG